The DNA segment ACGCCGGGCAACCGTTGTCGCGCAGGCATTGTCGTTGTGCCAGATTCTCCACCCCTTCGGCGATCACATCGATGCCCAGCTCTCGACCAAGCTGCAACACTGTCCTGACCGCCGCCAAGCTGCGCGGGTCGTCCGGCAGGCGTTGCACGAAGCTCTTGTCGATCTTGAGCGCATCAACGCTGGCCCGACTCAGGTAATGCAGGCGCGCATAGCCACGGCCCCAGTCGTCCAAAATCAAACGGTGCCCGGCCCCGCGCAGCTGCGACAGGACCTGTTGCTGTGCCGGCGAATCGTCGATCAGCACGTTCTCCAAAATCTCGAACGACAACCACTCTCGATGCCGTAGACCACTACGTTCGATGGCCGCGGCCACTCGCGCCGGGTAGGTCTGGTCCGAACATTGCGCCACCGACAGATTCACGGCAACGCGACGTGCATCCAGCCCTGCCACTTCCCATTCGCGGAGCTGGCGCAACACGGCGTCGAGTACCCAGTTGTCCATCAGGCGAACCATACCGACCGCCTCGGCAGTCGGCACGAACTGATCCGCACTGAGCAGACCCAGCTCCGGATGGCGCCAACGGATCAGCGCCTCCGTGCCTAGCAATCGCCCGTCCTCGCTGCTCACCACCGGCTGATAATGCATTTCGAGCTGATCTTCGACGCCTAGCGCATCGCGCAGATCGCGCTCCATCCCGAGCTGTTGCTCAGCGTGTTCGCGCATCCAGCCTTCGAAGACCACACAGCGATTGCGCCCGTCGGTCTTGGCATGGCGCAGGGCCCGGTCGACATTCTGTCGCAACACCTCAATCCGCTCGCCGTCGTCCGGAAACAAGGTAACGGCTACGCTCGCGGTCACGTGTATCTCGCACCCATCCACGTGATAAGACGGCGCCCCGAGCACCTCGACCAGCCGCGCACCCAACCGGACTGCCGATTCACGATCGGCATCGCGCGCGATCACCGCGAACTCATCGCCGCCAAGACGAGCCGCCAGTTCATCGCGACGAACGATCCGCTGAATACGCTCCGCCACCGCTTGCAGAATGCGGTCGCCCACGCTGTGACCCTGGGCATCGTTGATGCGCTTGAAGTGGTCGATATCGATAAAAAGCAGTGCAATACGGGTCTTCTGCAGTAGCAAACCGGCCAGATAATCGTCGACGCGGTGGCGATTCGCGAGGCCGGTCAGAGCGTCATGGTAGGCCAGATGGCGCACCTGCCGTTCAAGTTCGCGCTGTTCGCCCACATCCTGAAACACGGCCACGTAGTGGATCTTCCCGGACGCATCGCCATCGACCCTCGCGACCGAACCGGCCAGCGGGCACAGGCTGTCATCATCGCGATGCAGCAAGGTCTCCCCGCGCCAACGTCTCTGCTTGAGCAAGGCCTGCGTCATCGCGCGCGCCGTCGAGCGCCGACGCCCCCACGGCAGCAACGTATAGGCGCGACGGCCCTCTAAATCCTGCTGCGGCACCCCCGAAATTCGGGCGAACGCCGGATTCGAAGAAACGATCCGCCAGTGCTCGTCGAGAATCACAATCGCCTCGGCAGAACTGTCGACCGCACGTGTATTGAGCTCAAGTCGCAAATCACGACCCACATTTTCGGCGGCGTAGGCAATGTCATGGCTGATTTCTGCGAACAGATCATGGAAATGCGGATCGTCGAGATATTTCGACGGCAGTAATACCGTCAGGATCGCCATACCTCGCTCGGACGGGTGCAATGGAAATGCTGCCAAGCTAACCTCGGAGGCATTCGCATCGGGGGCATTCACAAGCGTCGAAGTAGCCGGTAAATTTTCGACACCAACCCGCTGGGCCAGCTCGAAAAACACGCCATGCGTGACCCGCTCGCCGGGTTCATACGCCACATTCGTGTCGAAACCCGCCACGGCCCGCACCTGCAACCCACGAGTACCCGATTGCCAAACACCGATCCAGGCACTATTGATCGGAGTTTGTGCGACCAGTAGAACACAGGCTTCGCGCCACAGCGTCTCCAGGTCCGGACGACGGGCAATCAGTTGATTGACTGCACCGCTTGCCCGGTAATACTGCGTCATGCGCCGCAACGCGAGTTCCGTGGCATTCGCCCGTTCCGAGGCTGCGCGCGTGCGCGCGGCCTCGGAACGGGCGCGCACCCCTAGGCGGATAAAGAAATAGAGCAGCGGCAAGCCCACCAGCGTGGTCGTGATCGCGGTGGTAATGAAGACTGCGGCGGGCACATACCCCGTCAGTATCCAGAAGACCCAGGGCGCGATGATTTCCGCGCCGATCAGTGCAGCGGCAAGCCCGAATGCCAGCAGCCAGCTGCCGGGTAGGCTGCGAGGCGTCGCGCTCGGTGAGGTCTCTGGCATCGTGCGGCTCACCTTGTCGATCGACTCGCCGGCCGAACGCATGGACCCACACGGGGGAAAGACATACTCAGAGCACGCCGCTCGCCTGTTGATCGGCATGATAGGAAGATCGGACCAGCGGACCACTCGCCACGTGCGAGAAACCCATAGCCTCGCCCACGGTACGCAAATAGTCGAATTCGGCGGGTGGAACGAAACGGCTAACCGGCAGATGGTGCCGCGAGGGTTGCAGATACTGGCCTAGGGTGAGCATGTCGACCCGATGCGCGCGCAGATCGCGCATCACCGATTCCACCTCGTCCAGGGTCTCGCCCAGACCGAGCATCAACCCAGACTTGGTGAGCACCTCCGGGTGCGAAGCCTTGAAGCGGTCAAGCAGGGTCAGAGACCACTGGTAATCCGCCCCCGGCCGAGCCTGCCGGTACAGACGCGGCACGGTCTCCAAGTTGTGATTGAACACGTCGGGCGGCGCCGTCGACAATGCCGTCAGCGCGGGTTCCAAACGTCCGCGAAAGTCGGGCACCAGCACCTCGACCCGCAGCAGCGGGTTGAGTGCGCGTGCGCGCGAGACGCATTCGGCGAAGTGACCGGCGCCGCCATCGCGCAGGTCATCGCGGTCCACCGAGGTGATCACGACATAGCGAAGCCCCATCTCTCGAATGGTTTTCGCCAAATGTTCCGGCTCTTCCGTATCCAGGGGGTTCGGACGCCCGTGAGCCACATCGCAAAACGGGCAACGGCGCGTACAGATGTCGCCCATGATCATGAACGTGGCGGTACCATGCTCGAAGCATTCGCCGAGATTCGGGCAGGAGGCTTCCTCGCACACGGTATGCAACGCATTTTCGCGCAGCACCCGCTTGAGGCGTTCCACGCGAGGGCCGCCCGGCACCTTGACCCGAATCCAATCCGGCTTTCGCGCCGGGCGCTCCGTGGGCGCGATTTTGATCGGAATACGCGCCATTTTTTCGGCACCACGCTGTTTATGGCCGCGTTGCGGCCCCCCCTTGGCGATCTCGCTCATGCCCTGTCGGTCCCATCGTCGGTGTTAACTAAGGCCGCAGTGTACCCCAGACGATGCGCCAGCCGCTCGCCCAACGCCTGCCCTGCAGCCCACACGTCCAACGCGATGCCGCAGTCGGCAAGACTCACCACCTCAAGCCCGCGATAACCACAGGGATTGATGCGGGCAAAGGGTGAGGCATCGAGATCGACGTTGAGGGCAAGCCCGTGGTAGCTGCAGCCACGGCGCACCCGTAGACCCAGGGCCGCGATCTTACGCCCGTCGACATACACGCCGGGCGCATCGCGACGACCCACCGCCGCGATGCCATGATCGGCAAGCAGATCAATCACGGACCACTCCAGATGCTCCACCAGTGCACGTACACCGATGCGTAGGCGACGCAGGTCGATCAGCGTGTAGATCACCACTTGCCCAGGTCCGTGATAGGTCACCTGCCCGCCGCGATCACTTTGCACCACGGGGATGTCACCGGCATCGAGCACATGCTCGATGCGACCGACCTGCCCCAGGGTGAACACTGGCGGATGTTCCACGATCCAGAATTCGTCGGCAGTCTGCTCGTTGCGGGCGTCGGTATAATCCTGCATGGCCTGCCAGACGGCGCAATAATCGCGCCGCCCCATGTAATGCATGCTCAGCTGAGGCATGCGCTAGAGCGCCATCGTGACCAGTTCGCAGGCGGTGAGGGCCCGGTAAATGGCATCAAGCTGTGCACGGTCGGTCGCCTCAATGGTCACGGTCATACTCAGATAGCGCCCACCGCTGCTGAGATTCTCGCGCACGGCTGTCTCGTCGATCTCCGCCACATGCTCACGAATCAGCGCCAGCACACGCACGCGGAATTCGGGCAGCGCGGGCCCGAAGACCTTGATCGGGAAGCTGCATGGAAACTCGAAGGGCGTTTCGTCGGCACCCGGCTCTTGCGTACTCATGCGCAATCCCCCCCGTCCGCAGTTCCGCCTTGCAGGCCTGATACCAATCAGCCATCCGCCGCCAGATCGGGCCGGGCCGACCGGCGCCGACCAGCTCGCCATCCAGCCGCGTCACCGCCATGACCTCGCGCGTCGAACTGGTCAGCCATATCTCGTCTGCCGTCCGCAGCGCCTGTTCGGACACCGGGCGCTCGGCCCAAGGCAAGCCATGACGCTCGGCCAGCGAAAGCACGAGATCCCGGGTCACGCCCGGCAGTAGCATCGCACTTTTGGGCGGTGTCACGAGCACACCGTCGGTCACGATGAACAGACTGCTCGCGCTGCCCTCCAGCACCTCACCATCGCGTACCAAAATCGCTTCGTCATCACCGGCATCCAGCGCCGCCTGCCGCAACAGCACGTTGGGTAGCAGCGTGATCGCCTTGATGTCGCAGCGCGCCCAGCGCGTATCCGCCATCACCCGCGCCGAGGCACCCGCCTCAACCCGCACCGGGTCCGGTGCATGCAGCGGACTGGCCATGGCGAACACCGTGGGTTTGACCTCCGCTACCGGAAAGGCATGATCGCGCTTGATATCGGCACCCCGAGTTACTTGCAGATAGATACCGTGATCGCCGGCGCCGGCCTCATCCACCAACGTCTGCAACAAATCGCGCCAAGCCGCACGGTCGCACGGGTTGGCAATACGCACTGCCGCCAAACTCGCATCCAGGCGATCGAGGTGTGCCATCAACCGAAACAGATGACCGCCATAGGCGGGGATCACCTCATACACACCATCGCCGAACAGGAATCCCCGGTCCATGACCGAGACACAAGCCTGCTCAATCGGGAGGAAGCGACCATTGAGATAGACGAGACTCACGCGGCCTCCCGGTTATTTGTGGGCGAACCACTTGAGCACGGTGTCGCGTACGCGCTGCCACAGATTGCCGCGCGGATCGGCCTCCAGTGCCACCAGCGGCACCTGGGTCACAAGCTTGCCGGCCAAGCTGACCTTGACCTCGCCAACGGCCTGCCCCTGGCTGATCGGCGCCTGCAACGACGGGTTGAGCGTCATTTCCGCCTTAAGGTTGTGATAGTGGCCCGAGGGTACCGTCACATAGAGGTCCTGCATCAGGCCAAGCTTGACGTGCTCGTGCGCACCGCCCCAGACCCGAGCCGAGTCAAGCGCCTGACCGGCGCTGTAGAGTTTATGGGTTGAAAAGAAACGGAAGCCGTAGTTGAGCAGCGCCTCGGAGACACGTGCGAGATTGATATAGTTCTGCTCACTAGAAGCCTTGGGCAGATTCACGCCCATCACCACCGCGATCAGGCGAGTACCGTTGCGTACCGCCGAAGAGGTCAGGATGTAGCCAGCCTCACTGGTATAGCCAGTCTTGAGTCCGTCCACACTGGGGTCGCGCCAGAGCAACTTGTTGTAGTTGTACTGCTTGATGTTGTTCCAGGTGAAGGATTTCTCGGAAAAGTAGTGATAGTACTCGGGGAACTGGCTGA comes from the Acidihalobacter yilgarnensis genome and includes:
- a CDS encoding putative bifunctional diguanylate cyclase/phosphodiesterase; its protein translation is MPETSPSATPRSLPGSWLLAFGLAAALIGAEIIAPWVFWILTGYVPAAVFITTAITTTLVGLPLLYFFIRLGVRARSEAARTRAASERANATELALRRMTQYYRASGAVNQLIARRPDLETLWREACVLLVAQTPINSAWIGVWQSGTRGLQVRAVAGFDTNVAYEPGERVTHGVFFELAQRVGVENLPATSTLVNAPDANASEVSLAAFPLHPSERGMAILTVLLPSKYLDDPHFHDLFAEISHDIAYAAENVGRDLRLELNTRAVDSSAEAIVILDEHWRIVSSNPAFARISGVPQQDLEGRRAYTLLPWGRRRSTARAMTQALLKQRRWRGETLLHRDDDSLCPLAGSVARVDGDASGKIHYVAVFQDVGEQRELERQVRHLAYHDALTGLANRHRVDDYLAGLLLQKTRIALLFIDIDHFKRINDAQGHSVGDRILQAVAERIQRIVRRDELAARLGGDEFAVIARDADRESAVRLGARLVEVLGAPSYHVDGCEIHVTASVAVTLFPDDGERIEVLRQNVDRALRHAKTDGRNRCVVFEGWMREHAEQQLGMERDLRDALGVEDQLEMHYQPVVSSEDGRLLGTEALIRWRHPELGLLSADQFVPTAEAVGMVRLMDNWVLDAVLRQLREWEVAGLDARRVAVNLSVAQCSDQTYPARVAAAIERSGLRHREWLSFEILENVLIDDSPAQQQVLSQLRGAGHRLILDDWGRGYARLHYLSRASVDALKIDKSFVQRLPDDPRSLAAVRTVLQLGRELGIDVIAEGVENLAQRQCLRDNGCPALQGYLIARPMRARELTAWLQPARADGDPDVV
- the lipA gene encoding lipoyl synthase; protein product: MSEIAKGGPQRGHKQRGAEKMARIPIKIAPTERPARKPDWIRVKVPGGPRVERLKRVLRENALHTVCEEASCPNLGECFEHGTATFMIMGDICTRRCPFCDVAHGRPNPLDTEEPEHLAKTIREMGLRYVVITSVDRDDLRDGGAGHFAECVSRARALNPLLRVEVLVPDFRGRLEPALTALSTAPPDVFNHNLETVPRLYRQARPGADYQWSLTLLDRFKASHPEVLTKSGLMLGLGETLDEVESVMRDLRAHRVDMLTLGQYLQPSRHHLPVSRFVPPAEFDYLRTVGEAMGFSHVASGPLVRSSYHADQQASGVL
- the lipB gene encoding lipoyl(octanoyl) transferase LipB, with the protein product MPQLSMHYMGRRDYCAVWQAMQDYTDARNEQTADEFWIVEHPPVFTLGQVGRIEHVLDAGDIPVVQSDRGGQVTYHGPGQVVIYTLIDLRRLRIGVRALVEHLEWSVIDLLADHGIAAVGRRDAPGVYVDGRKIAALGLRVRRGCSYHGLALNVDLDASPFARINPCGYRGLEVVSLADCGIALDVWAAGQALGERLAHRLGYTAALVNTDDGTDRA
- a CDS encoding YbeD family protein, encoding MKVFGPALPEFRVRVLALIREHVAEIDETAVRENLSSGGRYLSMTVTIEATDRAQLDAIYRALTACELVTMAL
- a CDS encoding D-amino acid aminotransferase, yielding MSLVYLNGRFLPIEQACVSVMDRGFLFGDGVYEVIPAYGGHLFRLMAHLDRLDASLAAVRIANPCDRAAWRDLLQTLVDEAGAGDHGIYLQVTRGADIKRDHAFPVAEVKPTVFAMASPLHAPDPVRVEAGASARVMADTRWARCDIKAITLLPNVLLRQAALDAGDDEAILVRDGEVLEGSASSLFIVTDGVLVTPPKSAMLLPGVTRDLVLSLAERHGLPWAERPVSEQALRTADEIWLTSSTREVMAVTRLDGELVGAGRPGPIWRRMADWYQACKAELRTGGIAHEYARAGCRRNALRVSMQLPDQGLRARAARIPRACAGADS
- a CDS encoding D-alanyl-D-alanine carboxypeptidase family protein, encoding MRLVLRSLVFILASLFSGLSLAAPSAGPSPSVPSLPVPVPPMSPIGAKSYVLMDYQTGQILAEKNPDERRAPASTTKLMTAYVVFQDLKAGRIHLDTKFHVSDEAWRQGGSRMFLNPGSSVSVKELLQGLLIPSGNDAAVALAQGVAGTTGAFVSLMNAYAKQLGLNNTHYSDVNGLPEPDLYTSAMDLAKLSRAIISQFPEYYHYFSEKSFTWNNIKQYNYNKLLWRDPSVDGLKTGYTSEAGYILTSSAVRNGTRLIAVVMGVNLPKASSEQNYINLARVSEALLNYGFRFFSTHKLYSAGQALDSARVWGGAHEHVKLGLMQDLYVTVPSGHYHNLKAEMTLNPSLQAPISQGQAVGEVKVSLAGKLVTQVPLVALEADPRGNLWQRVRDTVLKWFAHK